A region of the Leptospira venezuelensis genome:
ATGGTTCCAGGTTCTCGCCCAGTCTTAATGAGCCAATATACTGGAATGCCAGACTATATTGTTCCTAAAGTTGTATTAAAATATCCTCAATTAGAGGAAACTTATAGAAGAAGAATGGACGGCATTTTCAAGAGCCTGAACCGTTTTATTGAAGCCGGGGGATCTCCTGAACATGCTTCTTATCTTCTTCCAAACGCTTTCCCGGTCCGTTTTTATGAAAGCGGGGATCTATTGAACCTTCATCATAAGTGGAGAGCAAGAACTTGTTATAATGCTCAGGAAGAAATTTTCCAAGCTTCTATTAATGAACTTGTGGATTTGACAAAGGTTCAACCGGAAATCGCAAAATGGATCAAAGCACCTTGCTGGATCCGTCTGCAAGGCGATATCAAACCATATTGCCCGGAAGGAGATCACTATTGCGGTACACAAGTTTGGAAAAGAGAATTGGACGAGTACGATAGAACTCTATAGTTCGTCGGTCTTACCTCTACTTCTTTCCTGAAAGTATTTCTAAAAAATAAAAAAGGAGGGACTAAAAACCGATTTCGGGATAAACCATCCTAGATATAGTATGAAAACAGTCTCCCCCGCAAGGACCGAAGAACTGGTCCGATATCGTAGATTCATTCATAAACATCCCGAACTCAGATATGAAGAAGTTGGGACAGCAGATTTCGTATCTAAACATTTAGAATCCTTAGGTTATACGTTCCAATCCGGAATTGCAAAAACAGGGATCGCTTGTCTAATTGATTCAGGAAAACCAGGCAAAACTCTTTTGGTAAGAGCAGATATGGATGCTCTTCCTATCTTTGAGGAGAATAAGACAGATTACACTTCAGTTCATAATGGAGTCATGCATGCCTGCGGGCATGATGCTCATACTTCTGTCTTAATGGGGCTTGCCTCCGAACTTAAAGAAAATCCGACTGCTATCGTTCCTAAAGGAAGAGTCTTACTAGTATTCCAACCGGCGGAAGAAGGTGGACAAGGCGCTGATCGAATGATTGAGGAAGGAATATTAGAAAAATACGATGTTTCTGCAGCCTTAGCTCTCCATGTATGGAATCATATTCCTGTTGGAAAAGTGGGAGTCGTAGACGGACCGATGATGGCGGCAGTAGATGAGTTCCAGATCACTGTGCAAGGTATCAGTGGACATGGAGCCATGCCGCAACATACTGTGGACCCTATATTAGTAGGTTCTCATATAGTTACCGCTCTTCAAAGTATAGTGTCTCGCAACACCGATCCATTGGATTCTTGCGTAGTTACAGTAGGTGCTTTCCATGCAGGACATGCATTCAACGTAATTTCGGAAACTGCAGAACTAAAAGGAACTATCAGAACATTCACAAAGGAAATGTTCGATAAGGCACCCGAATT
Encoded here:
- a CDS encoding M20 metallopeptidase family protein; this translates as MKTVSPARTEELVRYRRFIHKHPELRYEEVGTADFVSKHLESLGYTFQSGIAKTGIACLIDSGKPGKTLLVRADMDALPIFEENKTDYTSVHNGVMHACGHDAHTSVLMGLASELKENPTAIVPKGRVLLVFQPAEEGGQGADRMIEEGILEKYDVSAALALHVWNHIPVGKVGVVDGPMMAAVDEFQITVQGISGHGAMPQHTVDPILVGSHIVTALQSIVSRNTDPLDSCVVTVGAFHAGHAFNVISETAELKGTIRTFTKEMFDKAPELFKRVVENTASAFGAKAIIHYERTNAPTINHPEMANIVRKASENILGPNSVTEEHTKTMGGEDFSAFLMKVPGCYFFVGSMNEEKGLTHPHHSSKFDIDEASLPIGLSVMKEAIRLYLETH